Proteins co-encoded in one Salvia splendens isolate huo1 chromosome 4, SspV2, whole genome shotgun sequence genomic window:
- the LOC121801329 gene encoding vacuolar protein sorting-associated protein 2 homolog 1 → MSFLFGKRKTPAELLRENKRMLDKSIREIERERQGLQTQEKKLIAEIKKSAKQGQMGAVKVMAKDLIRTRHQIEKFYKLKSQLQGVSLRIQTLKSTQAMGEAMKGVTKAMGQMNRQMNLPSLQKIMQEFERQNEKMELTSEVMADAIDDALEGDEEEEETEELVSQVLDEIGIDINNELVNAPSAAVAAPAAKNKVPQAEATTGTDDGGIDSDLQARLDNLRRM, encoded by the exons ATGAGTTTCCTTTTCGGGAAGAGGAAGACTCCCGCAG AACTTCTGCGGGAAAACAAGAGAATGCTTGATAAGTCGATTCGAGAAATAGAGAGGGAGAGGCAAGGTTTACAAACGCAAGAAAAGAAACTTATCGCGGAGATAAAGAAAAGTGCTAAGCAAGGACAGATG GGAGCTGTCAAGGTGATGGCCAAAGATCTTATCAGGACAAGACATCAGATCGAAAAGTTCTATAAGCTGAAATCTCAACTTCAAGGTGTATCTCTCAGAATCCAG ACATTAAAATCTACACAAGCAATGGGGGAGGCAATGAAAGGTGTTACTAAGGCCATGGGGCAAATGAACAGGCAGATGAACCTGCCATCACTGCAGAAAATTATGCAAGAATTTGAGAGGCAAAATGAGAAGATGGAACTAACAAGCGAAGTGATGGCAGACGCCATTGATGATGCCTTGGAAGGAgatgaggaggaagaagagaccGAAGAGTTGGTGAGCCAGGTTCTTGATGAGATTGGCATTGACATTAATAATGAG CTTGTTAATGCACCTTCCGCGGCAGTAGCTGCCCCAGCTGCAAAGAATAAGGTCCCACAAGCAGAGGCAACTACAGGAACTGATGATGGTGGGATCGACAGCGACCTCCAGGCGAGGTTAGACAATCTGAGGAGGATGTAG
- the LOC121799259 gene encoding protein BIG GRAIN 1-like A — translation MAAGERHHRRKTPSFSSSLLDAIYHSIDDHPQSPSPLPLRRNPSAHVDDEIQSLRRAIMVEKWMQNHTTTTTKSRHFPTNSSSSDSNSNSSCIFTSSETDSSSATPKKPDRFNRTKSTKKPHQPVSPGARIANFLNSIFSPRNAKKDHHHHHHHHHQPEWSSVRKSRSMKDTIASSSSSSSSTMSRSCLMAANRNASKSKRSVRFNPVLDSGGVGSRFIKKNMESILVYENERRCSDASSDLFELENIGAYDEELPVYGTTHVNFNRAIASGFVV, via the coding sequence ATGGCCGCCGGCGAGCGACACCACCGCCGCAAAACcccctccttctcctcctccctcCTCGACGCCATCTACCACTCCATCGACGACCACCCTCAATCCCCCTCCCCCCTCCCCCTCCGCCGCAACCCCTCCGCCCACGTCGACGACGAGATCCAGAGCCTCCGCCGCGCCATCATGGTCGAAAAATGGATGCAAAAtcacaccaccaccaccacaaaaTCAAGGCATTTCCCCACCAATTCATCCTCCTCCgactccaattccaattccagcTGCATCTTCACCTCATCCGAAACCGACTCCTCCTCCGCCACCCCCAAAAAACCGGACCGGTTCAACCGGACCAAATCCACCAAAAAGCCGCACCAGCCGGTCTCACCCGGCGCCCGGATCGCCAATTTCCTGAACTCCATCTTCAGCCCCAGAAATGCGAAGAAggatcaccatcaccatcatcatcatcatcatcaaccgGAGTGGAGCTCGGTCAGGAAATCGAGATCAATGAAAGACACAATCGCatcgtcgtcgtcatcatcatcatcaacgaTGTCGAGATCGTGCTTGATGGCAGCGAACCGGAATGCGAGTAAGTCGAAACGGTCGGTCCGGTTCAACCCGGTTCTCGACAGCGGGGGCGTGGGGAGCCGGTTTATTAAGAAGAACATGGAGAGCATTTTGGTGTACGAGAATGAGCGGAGATGCTCCGACGCGAGCTCCGATCTTTTCGAGCTCGAAAACATCGGGGCTTACGACGAAGAATTGCCGGTGTACGGAACCACACATGTTAATTTCAATCGCGCCATTGCTAGTGGCTTCGTTGTGTAG
- the LOC121800042 gene encoding protein Brevis radix-like 4: MLTCIARSKQASDESPSIDHRNPPSGKLNSESGAAPSKHAIKSLSSQIKDMALKASGAYRHCAPCANQSAAPPGTIGGGGGEQMDLAAAQEKFRWSYRRTGSSSSGRRELEARLKGISSGEGTPASASGRRIDPIVFVEENEPKEWVAQVEPGVLITFLSLPRGGNDLKRIRFSRDMFNQWQAQRWWAENSEKVLELYNVQRLNLQGCPLPTTPISEDDTSSKMDSSPVTPPLGREPPPRAFLRPTGTTKGYSTDSLDLTSTHSIPNYESTPKLSSISGAKTEASSSMRTSSMSNASDLETEWVEQDEPGVYITIRALPDGRRELRRVRFSRDKFGEIHAKMWWEENRGRIHKQYL; the protein is encoded by the exons ATGCTCACATGCATAGCACGTTCGAAGCAAGCGAGCGACGAATCGCCGTCGATCGATCACCGGAATCCGCCGTCTGGAAAGCTAAATTCCGAATCCGGCGCCGCTCCTTCGAAACACGCGATCAAATCGCTCTCTTCTCAG ATTAAGGACATGGCGCTGAAGGCGTCGGGCGCGTACCGCCACTGTGCGCCGTGCGCAAACCAGTCCGCCGCGCCGCCGGGGACgatcggcggcggcggaggtgagCAGATGGACTTGGCGGCGGCGCAGGAGAAGTTCCGGTGGTCGTACAGACGGACGGGGAGCTCGAGCTCGGGGAGGAGGGAGCTGGAGGCGAGGCTGAAGGGGATATCGAGCGGCGAGGGGACGCCGGCGTCGGCGAGCGGCCGCCGGATTGATCCGATCGTTTTTGTTGAGGAGAATGAGCCCAAGGAGTGGGTCGCTCAGGTGGAGCCCGGTGTTTTAATTACCTTTCTGTCCTTGCCACGTGGCGGGAATGATCTCAAGCGCATTCGGTTCAG CCGAGACATGTTCAACCAATGGCAAGCTCAAAGGTGGTGGGCTGAGAACTCAGAGAAGGTTCTGGAACTCTACAATGTGCAGAGGCTAAACCTCCAAGGCTGCCCTCTTCCGACAACTCCAATTTCCGAGGACGACACCAGCTCGAAGATGGACAGCAGCCCCGTGACGCCACCACTAGGCAGAGAGCCTCCCCCTCGTGCATTCCTTCGACCAACCGGGACAACAAAGGGATACTCCACAGATTCCTTAGACCTAACCTCCACACATTCAATCCCTAACTATGAATCAACTCCCAAGCTCTCGAGCATCAGTGGCGCCAAGACAGAAGCGTCGTCATCCATGAGGACTAGCTCGATGAGCAATGCCAGCGATCTGGAGACGGAGTGGGTCGAGCAGGACGAGCCCGGGGTGTATATCACCATCAGGGCTCTGCCTGATGGTAGAAGGGAACTCAGACGTGTTAGATTCAG CCGTGATAAATTTGGGGAGATACACGCTAAAATGTGGTGGGAGGAGAATCGGGGGAGGATACATAAACAGTACTTGTGA
- the LOC121800428 gene encoding agamous-like MADS-box protein AGL80 produces MTRKKVKLAFISNDSARKATFKKRKKGLMKKVSELSTLCGIESCAIVYSPYESQPDVWPDARGAGRVVAQFKRMPEMEQSKKMVNQESFIRGRIAKAAEQLKKLRKENREKEVTHLMYHCLTGKGGLHGLGLPDLNDVAWMLDYNLKEIYKRIEAIGKDRAAPVAAAAAPEERTQQQQMFSEWMGNPGGDQQMGGEEMIVPFNDGGNQDVSLWSNAFFS; encoded by the exons ATGACTCGGAAGAAAGTGAAGCTCGCGTTCATCAGCAACGACTCCGCTCGTAAGGCTACGttcaagaagaggaagaagggtCTGATGAAGAAG GTGAGCGAGTTGAGCACGCTGTGCGGGATAGAGTCGTGCGCGATCGTGTACAGCCCGTACGAGTCACAGCCGGACGTGTGGCCGGACGCTCGGGGGGCGGGGCGGGTGGTGGCGCAGTTCAAGCGGATGCCGGAGATGGAGCAGAGCAAGAAGATGGTGAACCAGGAGTCGTTCATCCGAGGGCGCATCGCGAAGGCGGCGGAGCAGCTGAAGAAGCTCCGCAAGGAGAATCGGGAGAAGGAGGTGACGCACCTCATGTACCACTGCCTCACCGGTAAGGGCGGCCTCCACGGCCTCGGCCTGCCCGACCTAAACGACGTCGCTTGGATGCTCGATTACAACTTGAAGGAGATTTACAAGAGGATCGAGGCGATTGGGAAAGATCGCGCGGCGCCGGTggctgcggcggcggcgccgGAGGAGAGGACGCAGCAGCAGCAGATGTTTTCGGAGTGGATGGGGAATCCCGGCGGCGATCAGCAGATGGGAGGGGAGGAGATGATTGTGCCGTTTAACGACGGTGGAAATCAGGATGTTTCACTATGGTCTAATGCATTCTTCTCTTAA